From Streptomyces sp. NBC_00775, one genomic window encodes:
- a CDS encoding SDR family oxidoreductase has product MSSPDPQVRAARNHSTSSLPRGPVVAVTGAASGVGALLTERLAASEEIKQVIAIDERRGECADATWHILDVRDPAIAEKLRGADVVVHLALDLDLETDAAARTAYNVRGTQTVLTAAAAAGVHRVVLCTSAMVYGALPDNELPLSEDAELRATAEATGVGDLLEIERLARRAPRAHPGLNVTVVRPGVLVGGTDTALTRYFESPRLLVVAGSRPAWQFCHVEDLCSALEYAVVEKVEGELAVGCDGWLEQEEVEELSGIRRMELPSAVALGAAARLHRIGLTPSPAGDLAYTMYPWVVSGSRLHDAGWRPQWTNEEVLAELLEEVAGRHTVAGRRLGRKDATAAGAAGATVALLGAAAVVRRARKARRRI; this is encoded by the coding sequence GTGAGTTCCCCAGATCCGCAGGTTCGCGCAGCGCGAAACCACTCAACCAGCTCGCTCCCGCGCGGGCCCGTCGTCGCGGTCACCGGCGCCGCGTCGGGCGTGGGCGCGCTGCTCACCGAGCGGCTGGCCGCCAGCGAGGAGATCAAGCAGGTCATCGCCATCGACGAGCGGCGTGGCGAGTGCGCGGACGCGACGTGGCACATCCTGGATGTGCGGGACCCCGCGATCGCCGAGAAGCTGCGCGGGGCCGATGTCGTGGTGCATCTGGCGCTCGACCTCGACCTGGAGACGGACGCGGCGGCGCGGACGGCGTACAACGTCCGGGGGACCCAGACCGTGCTCACCGCCGCCGCCGCGGCCGGGGTCCACCGGGTGGTGCTGTGCACCTCGGCCATGGTCTACGGGGCGCTGCCCGACAACGAACTGCCCCTCTCCGAAGACGCCGAATTGCGGGCGACGGCCGAGGCCACGGGGGTCGGGGACCTGCTGGAGATCGAGCGGCTGGCGCGGCGGGCGCCGCGGGCCCATCCGGGACTTAATGTCACCGTTGTGCGGCCCGGTGTGCTCGTCGGGGGTACCGATACCGCTCTGACCAGGTATTTCGAGTCGCCTCGGCTGTTGGTGGTGGCGGGGTCCCGGCCCGCCTGGCAGTTCTGCCACGTCGAGGATCTGTGCAGTGCTCTGGAGTACGCCGTCGTCGAGAAGGTGGAGGGGGAGCTGGCCGTCGGGTGCGACGGGTGGCTGGAGCAGGAGGAGGTCGAGGAGCTGAGCGGGATTCGGCGGATGGAGCTGCCGTCCGCGGTCGCTCTCGGGGCCGCGGCTCGGCTTCACCGGATTGGGCTCACTCCTTCGCCTGCCGGGGATCTGGCGTACACGATGTATCCCTGGGTGGTGAGTGGGAGCCGGCTGCATGACGCCGGGTGGCGGCCGCAGTGGACCAATGAGGAGGTTCTCGCGGAGCTGCTGGAGGAGGTTGCCGGGCGGCATACGGTGGCTGGGCGACGGCTCGGGCGGAAGGATGCGACCGCGGCGGGGGCTGCGGGGGCGACGGTGGCTCTGCTGGGTGCGGCTGCGGTGGTTCGGCGGGCTCGGAAGGCTCGGCGGCGGATCTGA
- a CDS encoding molybdenum cofactor biosynthesis protein MoaE, which produces MAPMNDHPGEQAAQDAIKLIGIRETPLSLDEVFKAVGDDAAGGTALFVGSVRNHDGGADVDELGYSCHPSAEAEMRRIAEKVVAEYPVRALAAVHRVGELAVGDLAVVVAVSCPHRGEAFEACRKLIDDLKHEVPIWKHQKFSDGTEEWVGAC; this is translated from the coding sequence ATGGCACCCATGAATGACCATCCCGGTGAGCAGGCGGCGCAGGACGCGATCAAGTTGATCGGTATTCGTGAGACGCCGCTCTCGCTGGACGAGGTCTTCAAGGCTGTGGGGGACGACGCCGCCGGGGGGACCGCGCTGTTCGTGGGGAGTGTGCGGAATCACGACGGGGGTGCTGACGTCGATGAGCTCGGATATTCGTGTCACCCCAGTGCCGAGGCGGAGATGCGGCGGATCGCCGAGAAGGTGGTCGCCGAGTATCCGGTGCGCGCGTTGGCCGCTGTTCACCGTGTGGGTGAGCTGGCCGTCGGGGATCTCGCGGTCGTCGTCGCTGTTTCGTGCCCGCATCGGGGTGAGGCGTTCGAAGCCTGTCGCAAGCTCATCGATGACCTGAAGCACGAGGTGCCCATCTGGAAGCACCAGAAGTTCTCCGACGGTACGGAGGAGTGGGTCGGCGCCTGTTGA
- a CDS encoding Fur family transcriptional regulator, whose protein sequence is MSDLLERLRGRGWRMTAQRRVVAEVLDGDHVHLTADEVHARAVAKLPEISRATVYNTLGELVSLGEVLEVATDKRAKRYDPNAHRPHHHLVCAQCGAIRDVHPSGNPLADLPDSERFGFTVSDVEVTYRGVCPNCAAA, encoded by the coding sequence ATGAGTGACCTGTTGGAACGACTGCGCGGACGCGGATGGCGAATGACCGCGCAGCGGCGTGTCGTGGCCGAGGTCCTCGACGGCGATCACGTCCATCTGACGGCCGACGAGGTGCATGCCCGGGCCGTCGCCAAGCTGCCCGAGATCTCCCGGGCGACTGTCTACAACACGCTGGGTGAGCTGGTCTCGCTCGGCGAGGTGCTGGAAGTCGCCACGGACAAGCGCGCCAAGCGGTACGACCCGAACGCGCACCGTCCGCACCACCACCTGGTCTGCGCCCAGTGCGGCGCGATCCGCGACGTCCACCCGAGCGGCAACCCGCTCGCCGACCTCCCGGACTCGGAGCGCTTCGGCTTCACGGTCTCGGACGTCGAGGTGACGTACCGCGGCGTCTGCCCAAACTGCGCGGCGGCATAA
- a CDS encoding YlbL family protein, producing MPRRTATMLASTLILIALLCAGVFIKVPYSEMSPGPTVNTLGDHDGEPVLQITGHKTYPTTGNLNMTTVRVTSADYNMNLVEAVYGWLAHDNKVVPHDTLYPDGKTEEQSTQENAEEFSQSQESAKVAALKELNIPVKSWVIVSTVLKDSPSEGRLHAGDVIKAVDGTTVKAPDDVAKLVTKHKPGDKVVFTIVPAKEQAAAEKENKTATATKDVTITTTKSDDSGTDRAIVGISAGTDHTFPFTIDIKLADVGGPSAGLMFALGIVDKITPGNLTGGKFVAGTGTIDDDGKVGPIGGIEMKTVGAREKGAQYFLTPKDNCAAAAKDTPDGLTLVKVNTIDDAMSALKDISSGKTADLPKCTTKG from the coding sequence ATGCCACGCCGCACCGCGACGATGCTCGCCTCCACTCTGATCCTGATCGCGCTCCTGTGCGCGGGAGTGTTCATCAAAGTGCCCTACTCGGAGATGTCACCGGGCCCCACGGTGAACACGCTTGGCGATCACGACGGCGAGCCGGTGCTGCAGATCACCGGGCACAAGACGTATCCGACGACCGGGAACCTGAACATGACCACGGTCCGGGTCACCAGCGCCGACTACAACATGAATCTTGTCGAGGCGGTCTATGGGTGGCTCGCGCACGACAACAAGGTCGTGCCGCACGACACGCTCTACCCGGACGGCAAGACCGAGGAGCAGTCGACGCAGGAGAACGCCGAGGAGTTCAGCCAGTCCCAGGAGAGCGCCAAGGTGGCCGCTCTGAAGGAGCTGAACATCCCGGTGAAGTCCTGGGTGATCGTCTCCACCGTGCTCAAGGACTCCCCGTCCGAAGGCAGGCTGCACGCCGGAGACGTCATCAAGGCCGTCGACGGTACGACGGTGAAGGCGCCCGACGACGTCGCGAAGCTGGTCACCAAGCACAAACCGGGCGACAAGGTCGTCTTCACGATCGTGCCCGCCAAGGAGCAGGCCGCCGCCGAGAAGGAGAACAAGACGGCGACCGCGACCAAGGACGTGACCATCACGACGACCAAGTCCGACGACAGCGGTACTGATCGGGCGATCGTCGGGATCTCGGCCGGCACCGACCACACGTTCCCGTTCACCATCGACATCAAGCTCGCCGACGTCGGCGGACCGAGCGCGGGCCTGATGTTCGCGCTCGGCATCGTGGACAAGATCACCCCGGGGAACCTCACCGGCGGCAAGTTCGTGGCGGGCACCGGCACCATCGACGACGACGGCAAGGTCGGCCCGATCGGTGGCATCGAGATGAAGACGGTCGGCGCGCGCGAGAAGGGCGCCCAGTACTTCCTGACGCCCAAGGACAACTGCGCGGCCGCCGCGAAGGACACCCCCGACGGGCTCACGCTCGTCAAGGTCAACACCATCGACGACGCGATGAGCGCCCTCAAGGACATCAGCTCGGGCAAGACGGCCGACCTCCCGAAGTGCACTACCAAGGGCTGA
- a CDS encoding tetratricopeptide repeat protein — translation MDVMGDKATLLDTGRFAQSADFGRPADFTQPSDRDETGEAAEEARQRLAAEAGDVEAMSVLGAMLLRRGDLDGAEPQLRAATAEGDRAAANNLGVLLHQRGYADDAAGWWRIAAVAGSAAAAHALGRHHRERGDEPAAEYWLRQSAEQGHALGAYALADLLEHRSDVGAEQWMRAAAERGHREAAYRLARALDRKAVDAGEIGGDNGVIGVIGAAGEEAEQWYRQAAARGHRRAALHLGAILEKRGDLREAGRWYLTSAKDGEARAACALGFLLRDAGDTESAAVWWLRAAQDGDGNAANALGALHAERGETQTAERWYRAAMDAGDVNGAYNLGLLCAEQGRTAQAEQWYRRAAYAGHREAANALAILLLQVGDSAGAQPWFSKAAEAGSVDAAFNLGILHAGRGTEEDDAAALRWYERAAADGHTEAALQVAIARLREGDERGAERHLRCAAGGGSAEAAYRLAAVLDARRPPAPAHELGEPAQEKSECEEWYERAASQGHRRAQVRVGMLAAARGDVVEAARWYREAAEAGSRNGAFNLGLLLAREGSEPEAALWWARAADAGHGRAALRLALVYARRGELAEGKRWADRAVSLGPAEVSERAARLRDALREELSA, via the coding sequence ATGGACGTTATGGGGGACAAGGCAACTCTGTTGGATACAGGGCGGTTTGCGCAGTCTGCCGACTTTGGGCGGCCTGCGGATTTCACGCAGCCTTCCGACCGGGACGAAACCGGCGAGGCTGCCGAGGAAGCACGCCAGCGGCTCGCCGCCGAAGCCGGCGACGTCGAGGCGATGAGCGTCCTCGGAGCCATGCTGCTGCGCCGCGGTGATCTCGACGGAGCCGAGCCTCAGCTGCGCGCCGCGACCGCCGAAGGCGATCGCGCCGCCGCCAACAACCTGGGTGTCCTCCTGCACCAGCGCGGGTACGCCGACGACGCCGCCGGATGGTGGCGGATCGCCGCCGTCGCGGGCTCCGCGGCCGCCGCGCACGCGCTCGGGCGCCACCACCGCGAGCGCGGCGACGAGCCCGCCGCCGAGTACTGGCTGCGCCAGTCCGCCGAGCAGGGGCACGCCCTCGGCGCGTACGCGCTCGCCGATCTGCTGGAGCACCGCAGTGACGTGGGCGCCGAGCAGTGGATGCGGGCCGCCGCCGAGCGCGGGCACCGTGAGGCCGCCTACCGGCTGGCGCGTGCGCTTGATCGCAAGGCCGTGGACGCGGGCGAGATCGGCGGCGACAACGGTGTCATCGGAGTGATCGGTGCCGCCGGCGAAGAGGCCGAGCAGTGGTACCGGCAGGCCGCCGCGCGCGGGCACCGGCGGGCCGCGCTGCATCTCGGGGCGATTCTGGAGAAGCGCGGTGACCTGAGGGAGGCCGGGCGCTGGTATCTCACGTCCGCCAAGGACGGGGAGGCGCGTGCCGCTTGTGCGCTCGGATTCCTGCTGCGGGACGCGGGGGACACCGAGAGCGCGGCCGTGTGGTGGCTGCGGGCCGCGCAGGACGGTGACGGGAACGCCGCCAACGCGCTGGGAGCGCTGCACGCCGAGCGCGGTGAGACGCAGACCGCGGAGCGGTGGTACCGGGCCGCGATGGACGCGGGCGATGTGAACGGGGCGTACAACCTCGGGCTGCTCTGCGCCGAGCAGGGGCGGACCGCGCAGGCCGAGCAGTGGTACCGGCGGGCCGCGTACGCGGGGCACCGGGAGGCGGCGAACGCGCTGGCCATTCTGCTGCTTCAGGTCGGGGACTCGGCCGGGGCCCAGCCGTGGTTCTCCAAGGCCGCGGAGGCGGGGAGCGTCGACGCCGCTTTCAATCTCGGGATTCTGCATGCCGGGCGGGGGACCGAGGAGGACGACGCGGCCGCGCTGCGGTGGTACGAGCGGGCTGCCGCCGACGGGCACACCGAGGCGGCGCTTCAGGTCGCCATCGCGCGGCTGCGGGAGGGGGACGAGCGGGGGGCTGAGCGGCATCTGCGGTGTGCGGCGGGGGGTGGCAGTGCCGAGGCCGCGTACCGGCTTGCGGCGGTGCTTGATGCCCGGCGGCCGCCGGCGCCCGCGCATGAGCTGGGGGAGCCGGCGCAGGAGAAGAGCGAGTGTGAGGAGTGGTACGAGCGGGCGGCGTCCCAGGGGCATCGGCGGGCGCAGGTGCGGGTCGGGATGCTGGCCGCTGCGCGGGGCGATGTGGTGGAGGCGGCTCGGTGGTACCGGGAGGCCGCGGAGGCCGGGTCTCGGAACGGGGCGTTCAATCTCGGGCTGCTGCTGGCTCGGGAGGGGAGTGAGCCTGAGGCGGCGCTGTGGTGGGCTCGGGCCGCTGATGCGGGGCATGGGCGGGCGGCGCTTCGGCTGGCGCTTGTGTATGCGCGGCGGGGGGAGTTGGCGGAGGGGAAGCGGTGGGCTGACCGGGCCGTTTCTCTTGGGCCTGCGGAGGTTTCTGAGCGGGCGGCTCGGTTGCGGGACGCTCTGCGGGAGGAACTGTCTGCGTGA
- a CDS encoding TetR/AcrR family transcriptional regulator gives MPAARESLLDAAYTALVRRAWSAVRMVDVAAVAGVSRQTLYNEFGSKEGLARALVRREADAYLVGVDRALAAHVDARERLLATAEWTASAARSNVLVRAMLTGCWSERLPSPTLSAVPSSSAVPAQRRADGPLPSPSDFVALVRDRAVATLSGSKADTSELVRSCELVVRIALSCVSAPPGEGGVTDLVKAALTPSHRLGV, from the coding sequence ATGCCTGCAGCGCGGGAATCCCTCTTGGACGCCGCATATACGGCGCTCGTGCGTCGTGCTTGGTCTGCCGTACGGATGGTCGATGTGGCCGCCGTGGCCGGAGTGTCACGTCAGACGCTCTACAACGAGTTCGGGAGTAAGGAGGGGCTCGCGCGTGCCCTTGTGCGGCGGGAGGCCGACGCCTATCTCGTGGGGGTCGACCGGGCGCTGGCCGCGCATGTGGATGCGCGGGAGCGGCTGCTCGCCACCGCTGAGTGGACCGCGTCGGCCGCGCGGAGCAACGTCTTGGTGAGGGCGATGCTGACGGGGTGCTGGAGTGAGCGGCTGCCCTCGCCGACGTTGTCGGCGGTGCCCTCGTCGTCCGCGGTGCCCGCGCAGCGACGGGCCGACGGGCCGTTGCCCTCGCCCTCCGACTTCGTGGCGCTGGTGCGGGACCGGGCCGTTGCCACGCTCTCCGGCTCCAAGGCGGACACGTCCGAGCTGGTCCGCTCCTGCGAGCTTGTCGTGCGTATCGCCTTGTCCTGTGTGTCGGCGCCGCCCGGTGAGGGCGGGGTCACGGATCTGGTGAAGGCCGCGTTGACCCCGTCCCACCGGCTCGGCGTGTAG
- the hisN gene encoding histidinol-phosphatase, with product MPDYHDDLRLAHVLADAADAATMARFKALDLKVETKPDMTPVSEADKAAEELIRGQLQRARPRDAILGEEYGIEGTGPRRWVIDPIDGTKNYVRGVPVWATLISLMEAGEGGYQPVVGVVSAPALSRRWWAAKGHGAFTGRSLSSASRLQVSKVSRMADASFAYSSLSGWEDQGRLDGFLDLTKAVWRTRGYGDFWPYMMVAEGSVDICAEPELSLWDMAATAIVVTEAGGSFTGLDGRPGPHSGNAAASNGILHDELLGYLNQRY from the coding sequence ATGCCCGACTACCACGATGACCTGCGTCTCGCCCACGTCCTCGCGGACGCCGCCGACGCCGCGACGATGGCCCGGTTCAAGGCACTCGATCTGAAGGTCGAGACCAAGCCGGACATGACGCCGGTGAGCGAGGCGGACAAGGCCGCCGAGGAGCTCATCCGCGGCCAGCTCCAGCGGGCGAGGCCACGCGACGCGATCCTCGGCGAGGAGTACGGCATCGAGGGCACGGGCCCGCGCCGCTGGGTCATCGACCCGATCGACGGCACCAAGAACTACGTACGCGGCGTCCCCGTCTGGGCCACGCTGATCTCCCTGATGGAGGCGGGCGAGGGCGGCTACCAGCCCGTCGTCGGCGTGGTCTCGGCGCCGGCGCTGAGCCGCCGCTGGTGGGCCGCGAAGGGCCACGGCGCGTTCACCGGCCGCAGCCTCTCCTCGGCCTCGCGCCTCCAGGTCTCCAAGGTCTCCCGCATGGCCGACGCGTCCTTCGCGTACTCGTCCCTGTCCGGCTGGGAGGACCAGGGCCGCCTCGACGGCTTCCTCGATCTCACGAAGGCCGTCTGGCGCACCCGCGGATACGGCGACTTCTGGCCGTACATGATGGTCGCCGAGGGCTCGGTGGACATCTGCGCGGAGCCCGAGCTCTCGCTCTGGGACATGGCGGCGACCGCGATCGTGGTGACCGAGGCGGGCGGCTCCTTCACCGGCCTCGACGGCCGCCCGGGCCCGCACAGCGGGAACGCGGCCGCGTCGAACGGCATCCTCCACGACGAACTGCTGGGTTACCTGAACCAGCGGTACTGA
- a CDS encoding CBS domain-containing protein, translated as MLVRDAMSTVVLTIGPAHTLRQAARLMSARRVGAAVVHDEDSSGLGIITERDILNSLALGQNPDTETAGTHTTTDVVFAAPAWTLEEAATAMSHGGFRHLIVLDGNGPVGIVSVRDIIRCWAPVRQHVPA; from the coding sequence ATGCTCGTCCGCGACGCCATGAGCACGGTGGTCCTCACCATCGGCCCGGCACACACTCTCCGCCAGGCGGCCCGCCTGATGTCCGCACGCCGCGTAGGCGCGGCCGTCGTCCACGACGAGGACTCCAGCGGCCTCGGCATCATCACCGAGCGCGACATCCTCAACTCACTCGCCCTGGGCCAGAACCCGGACACCGAGACCGCAGGCACCCACACCACCACCGACGTCGTCTTCGCCGCACCCGCCTGGACCCTGGAGGAGGCCGCGACGGCGATGTCGCACGGCGGCTTCCGCCACCTGATCGTGCTCGATGGCAACGGCCCGGTCGGCATCGTCTCGGTCCGCGACATCATCCGCTGCTGGGCCCCGGTACGGCAGCACGTACCGGCGTAA
- a CDS encoding UPF0182 family membrane protein, whose amino-acid sequence MPDRGGGPTGPRIRVGRPSRRVRTLLMTLGVLAVLAMAFVMFAGFWTDWLWYRSVHYSSVFTTTLWTKIGLFFVFGLLMAASVGVNIWLAHRLRPPLSAMSMEQQSLDRYRMGIAPYKKWLLLAITSLVGLIAGASASGQWRTWLMWVNGVPFHQKDPQFHLDVSFYAFDLPWYRFLLGFGFAAAVLSLIAAALTHYLYGGLRITSPGARATAAATGHLSVLLGIFVALKAVAYWLDRYGLAVKSSDFKATGNWTGLRYVDAHAYLPAKTILFCIAVICALLFFATLWRRTWQLPVIGFGLMVLSAILIGGLYPAIVQKFQVQPNEQAKEAPYVEKNLKATREAYGIDGTQVSEYAGTSDTKDKTKLREDADTTASIRLLDPNIVSPTFQQLQQMKNYYAFPTNLDVDRYSKDGKDQDTVIGLRELNLSGIPKNNWINDHFRYTHGYGVVAAKGTTATSGGRPVFTESDLPSNGDLGTYEQRVYYGEKTTQYSIVGGPQKEIDYSDDNGEKTTSYKGKSGISLSSPINRAAYAVAFGEPQILYSGAIGEGSRILYNRTPKDRVEAVAPWLTIDGDAYPAVVDGKIQWIVDAYTTTNGYPYASRTTLGDTTADSLTATNNQRAVVAQQNQVNYIRNSVKATVDAYTGEVKLYQWDTKDPVLKTWMKAFPNTVQPKTAISQSLMDHLRYPQDLFKVQRELLTRYHVKDAQTFLSGSEVWQVPDDPTNKSGNAVPPYYLSMKMPDQKAQTFSLTTTFTPNGRDNLSAFMSVNAEAGTSDYGKIRILKLPTSEPVDGPKQVQSQFNSEQDIAESIRLLKGGDSDIEYGNLMTIPLDGGLLYVEPVYVRGNQLKYPLLRKVLVTYGGKTAFENTLDAALNKVLGEDGSTAQPPGDGTTTPPTSSNPTVQQALNDAQKAFTEGQEALKKGDWQAYGVAQKDLEDALKRAEEAQSKADKTSGSSGSGGSKSGDKSSPSSSPSSTPSSSPSSDKSSGSG is encoded by the coding sequence ATGCCGGACCGCGGCGGAGGCCCGACGGGGCCACGGATCAGAGTGGGCCGACCGTCCCGGCGTGTCCGGACCCTGCTCATGACGCTGGGCGTACTGGCCGTGCTGGCCATGGCCTTCGTCATGTTCGCGGGGTTCTGGACGGACTGGCTCTGGTACAGGTCGGTTCACTATTCGTCCGTCTTCACCACCACTCTGTGGACCAAGATCGGACTCTTCTTCGTCTTCGGCCTGCTGATGGCGGCCTCGGTCGGCGTGAACATCTGGCTGGCTCACCGGCTGCGCCCGCCGCTGAGCGCCATGTCGATGGAGCAGCAGAGCCTCGACCGCTACCGGATGGGCATCGCGCCCTACAAGAAGTGGCTGCTGCTCGCCATCACCTCCCTGGTCGGGCTGATCGCCGGCGCATCAGCCTCGGGCCAGTGGCGTACGTGGCTGATGTGGGTGAACGGGGTTCCCTTCCACCAGAAGGACCCCCAGTTCCACCTCGACGTCTCCTTCTACGCCTTCGACCTGCCCTGGTACCGCTTCCTGCTCGGCTTCGGCTTCGCCGCCGCGGTGCTCTCGCTGATCGCCGCCGCGCTCACGCACTACCTGTACGGCGGGCTGCGGATCACCAGCCCGGGGGCGCGTGCCACGGCCGCGGCCACCGGTCATCTCTCCGTGCTCCTCGGCATCTTCGTCGCGCTGAAGGCGGTCGCCTACTGGCTCGACCGGTACGGACTCGCGGTGAAGTCCAGCGACTTCAAGGCGACCGGCAACTGGACGGGCCTCAGGTACGTCGACGCCCACGCGTATCTGCCCGCCAAGACGATCCTGTTCTGCATCGCCGTCATCTGCGCGCTCCTGTTCTTCGCCACCCTGTGGCGGCGCACCTGGCAGTTGCCCGTCATCGGCTTCGGCCTGATGGTGCTCTCGGCGATCCTCATCGGCGGTCTGTACCCGGCGATCGTGCAGAAGTTCCAGGTCCAGCCGAACGAGCAGGCCAAGGAAGCGCCGTACGTCGAGAAGAACCTGAAGGCGACCCGCGAGGCGTACGGGATCGACGGCACCCAGGTGTCGGAGTACGCGGGCACCAGCGACACCAAGGACAAGACCAAGCTGCGCGAGGACGCCGACACCACGGCGAGCATCCGTCTGCTGGACCCGAACATCGTCTCGCCGACGTTCCAGCAGCTGCAGCAGATGAAGAACTACTACGCGTTCCCGACCAATCTGGATGTCGACCGGTACAGCAAGGACGGCAAGGACCAGGACACGGTCATCGGTCTGCGCGAGCTGAACCTCAGCGGCATTCCGAAGAACAACTGGATCAACGACCACTTCCGCTACACCCACGGATACGGCGTCGTCGCCGCCAAGGGCACCACGGCGACCTCCGGCGGCCGGCCCGTCTTCACCGAGTCCGACCTGCCGTCCAACGGTGACCTGGGGACGTACGAGCAGCGGGTCTACTACGGCGAGAAGACCACCCAGTACTCGATCGTCGGCGGTCCCCAGAAGGAGATCGACTACTCCGACGACAACGGTGAGAAGACCACCAGCTACAAGGGCAAGAGCGGGATAAGCCTCTCCAGCCCGATCAACCGGGCCGCGTACGCCGTGGCGTTCGGTGAGCCGCAGATCCTCTACTCGGGCGCGATCGGCGAGGGTTCCCGGATCCTCTACAACCGCACCCCCAAGGACCGCGTCGAGGCGGTGGCCCCCTGGCTGACCATCGACGGCGACGCCTACCCGGCCGTGGTGGACGGGAAGATCCAGTGGATCGTCGACGCCTACACCACGACCAACGGCTACCCGTACGCCTCCCGCACCACCCTGGGCGACACGACCGCCGACTCGCTCACCGCGACGAACAACCAGCGCGCGGTGGTGGCCCAGCAGAACCAGGTCAACTACATCCGCAACTCGGTGAAGGCGACCGTCGACGCGTACACCGGCGAGGTCAAGCTCTACCAGTGGGACACCAAGGACCCGGTCCTCAAGACCTGGATGAAGGCGTTCCCGAACACGGTGCAGCCGAAGACGGCGATCTCGCAGTCGCTCATGGACCATCTGCGGTACCCGCAGGACCTGTTCAAGGTCCAGCGCGAGCTGCTCACCCGCTACCACGTGAAGGACGCGCAGACGTTCCTCAGCGGCAGCGAGGTCTGGCAGGTCCCGGACGACCCGACCAACAAGTCGGGCAACGCGGTGCCGCCGTACTACCTGAGCATGAAGATGCCCGACCAGAAGGCCCAGACGTTCTCGCTGACGACGACGTTCACGCCGAACGGCCGCGACAACCTGAGCGCCTTCATGTCGGTCAACGCCGAGGCGGGCACCAGTGATTACGGCAAGATCAGAATCCTGAAACTGCCGACAAGCGAACCCGTCGACGGGCCCAAACAGGTCCAGAGCCAGTTCAACTCCGAACAGGACATCGCCGAGTCGATCAGACTCCTCAAGGGCGGCGACTCGGACATCGAGTACGGCAATCTGATGACGATCCCGCTCGACGGAGGACTGCTCTACGTGGAGCCCGTCTACGTACGCGGCAATCAGCTCAAGTACCCACTGCTGCGCAAGGTGCTGGTGACCTACGGAGGCAAGACCGCCTTCGAGAACACGCTCGACGCGGCGCTCAACAAGGTCCTGGGAGAGGACGGTTCGACCGCCCAGCCACCGGGCGACGGAACCACGACTCCGCCCACGTCGAGCAATCCGACGGTCCAACAGGCGCTGAACGACGCCCAGAAGGCCTTCACCGAGGGCCAGGAAGCCCTGAAGAAGGGCGACTGGCAGGCGTACGGCGTGGCACAGAAGGATCTTGAGGACGCGCTGAAGCGGGCCGAGGAGGCGCAGTCCAAGGCCGACAAGACCAGCGGCAGCAGTGGCAGCGGCGGCAGCAAGAGCGGCGACAAGAGCAGTCCCAGCAGTAGTCCCAGCAGTACTCCCAGTAGCAGCCCGAGCAGCGACAAGAGCTCGGGCAGCGGCTGA
- a CDS encoding PPA1309 family protein: MSNTPMAASPLTRAVLEIDEYASGLGWDQPARLFALVDTARLRAQEPGLAAQLGLQDEPETTGLTPIEQDEIPADKPLDEFLGTIAWPDAVVGCALTVERLMLPPSAEASVPAGLSGKKLTKWVAEHPDRQEVRMTVGVLRDGTRDSALRLREKDAPTEVLTGSNLVPGLAEALSTTFAD, from the coding sequence ATGTCCAACACTCCCATGGCAGCGAGCCCGCTCACCCGGGCCGTACTCGAGATCGACGAGTACGCCTCCGGCCTCGGCTGGGACCAGCCCGCTCGCCTCTTCGCCCTCGTAGACACCGCGCGACTGCGGGCCCAGGAACCCGGCCTCGCGGCCCAGCTCGGCCTGCAGGACGAGCCGGAGACCACCGGTCTCACCCCCATCGAGCAGGACGAGATCCCTGCCGACAAGCCGCTGGACGAGTTCCTCGGCACCATCGCCTGGCCGGACGCCGTGGTCGGCTGCGCGCTCACGGTGGAGCGGCTGATGCTGCCGCCCTCCGCGGAGGCGTCCGTCCCGGCGGGCCTGAGCGGCAAGAAGCTCACGAAGTGGGTCGCCGAGCACCCCGACCGCCAGGAGGTCCGCATGACGGTCGGCGTCCTGCGCGACGGCACCCGCGACTCGGCGCTCCGCCTGCGCGAGAAGGACGCGCCGACGGAGGTGCTCACAGGGTCGAACCTGGTACCGGGCCTGGCCGAGGCACTGTCGACGACGTTCGCGGACTGA